One window from the genome of Candidatus Didemnitutus sp. encodes:
- a CDS encoding helix-turn-helix transcriptional regulator, giving the protein MTARYYQFCPIAKASEILGERWTILIIRELLLGATRFAELQRGLSAISPTLLTRRLGQLQECGLVLRRAVPGTARAEYSLTPAGRELHPVVIGLGRWGMKWARGQMSDDELDVQHLMSDLARRIDETQLPGGDTVIQFSFPGLPKFAHWWVLIASSGTRELCANHPGRTVHLHLRTNLRTMVEIWAGDITIADALKSGRLQVSGQPLLARSLTAWLRPGALSDVRPCSAAERKSPSRPRTKRPSASTRAKPNASRR; this is encoded by the coding sequence ATGACCGCGCGCTACTACCAGTTTTGTCCCATCGCCAAGGCTTCCGAGATCCTGGGCGAACGTTGGACCATCCTCATCATCCGCGAACTGCTGCTGGGCGCGACGCGCTTCGCGGAACTGCAACGCGGCCTGTCAGCCATCTCGCCCACGCTGCTCACGCGACGGCTGGGGCAACTGCAGGAATGCGGGCTGGTGCTGCGTCGCGCCGTGCCCGGCACCGCGCGCGCGGAGTATAGTCTCACGCCGGCCGGGAGGGAGCTGCACCCAGTCGTGATCGGCCTCGGCCGTTGGGGCATGAAATGGGCGCGTGGCCAGATGAGCGACGACGAGCTCGACGTGCAGCATTTGATGTCCGACCTCGCGCGCCGCATCGACGAGACGCAGCTGCCGGGCGGCGACACGGTGATCCAGTTCAGTTTTCCAGGGCTGCCCAAATTCGCCCACTGGTGGGTCTTGATCGCGTCCAGCGGCACGCGCGAACTGTGCGCCAACCATCCCGGACGGACCGTGCATCTGCACCTGCGCACGAATCTGCGCACCATGGTGGAAATCTGGGCGGGCGACATCACGATCGCCGACGCCCTGAAATCCGGCCGACTGCAGGTCAGCGGCCAACCGCTGCTAGCACGCTCGCTGACCGCGTGGCTGCGCCCGGGAGCCCTGTCCGACGTCCGCCCCTGCTCCGCCGCCGAAAGAAAAAGCCCGAGCCGCCCGCGCACCAAACGCCCGAGCGCATCGACGCGCGCCAAGCCGAACGCCTCGAGACGATGA
- a CDS encoding alpha/beta hydrolase: MRFSSWWGWLGFVLAVAGSVAAESPPAPLVIGETFTVESRVLGETRRINVYLPAGYAETPALRVPVLYMPDGGLAEDFIHVAGLVQIGAANGTMRPMLLVGIENTQRRRDLTPPTESERDRKIAPIVGGAAAFRKFLREELMPLIRERYRTTDERAIVGESLAGLFVVDTLLSAPELFDTYIAIDPSLWWNEGKFLASAPERLAAVAAKGRTLWLAAAEKDGNAREAHDFAAQLKQSAPAALRWSFVPFAEERHLTIYHPAALRAFREVLAPRE, from the coding sequence ATGCGTTTTTCTTCTTGGTGGGGATGGCTCGGTTTCGTGCTGGCGGTGGCTGGGAGTGTCGCGGCGGAGTCCCCGCCGGCGCCGCTGGTGATCGGTGAAACGTTCACGGTGGAATCGCGCGTGCTTGGCGAGACGCGCCGGATCAATGTCTACTTGCCGGCCGGTTACGCAGAGACGCCGGCGCTGCGCGTGCCGGTGCTCTACATGCCGGACGGCGGGCTGGCGGAGGACTTCATCCACGTGGCCGGGCTGGTGCAGATCGGCGCGGCCAACGGCACGATGCGTCCGATGCTGCTCGTCGGCATCGAGAACACGCAGCGCCGGCGCGATCTCACGCCGCCGACGGAGAGCGAGCGCGACCGAAAAATCGCACCCATCGTGGGCGGCGCGGCGGCATTCCGGAAGTTTTTGCGCGAGGAACTGATGCCGCTGATCCGCGAGCGCTACCGCACGACGGACGAGCGCGCGATCGTCGGCGAGTCGCTCGCGGGATTGTTCGTGGTCGATACCTTGCTGAGCGCGCCGGAGCTGTTCGACACCTACATCGCGATCGATCCGAGCCTGTGGTGGAACGAGGGCAAGTTTCTCGCGTCCGCGCCGGAGCGACTCGCGGCGGTCGCGGCAAAGGGGCGCACGCTTTGGCTCGCGGCGGCGGAGAAGGACGGCAACGCGCGCGAGGCGCACGATTTCGCGGCGCAATTGAAGCAGTCGGCGCCGGCCGCGCTGCGGTGGAGCTTCGTGCCTTTCGCGGAGGAGCGGCACCTGACGATCTATCATCCGGCGGCGCTGCGCGCGTTCCGCGAAGTGCTCGCGCCGCGCGAGTGA
- a CDS encoding tetratricopeptide repeat protein: protein MNRSRANSGAWAWLGLCAAVALAYAPVWRAGFIWNDSDYVTAPALRSLDGLGRIWTEIGATEQYYPALHSWFWVQQWFFGDAPAGYHVVNVALHALAAGLFALVLRRLAVPGAWFAAAVFALHPVAVESVAWISEQKNTLSLACYLAAALAWWRFEERRTPRDYAVASVLFALALLSKSVTATLPAALLVVAWWRRGRIEWTRDVRPLLPWLAAGAAFGLFTAWVEHRVVGARGADFELGLIERALLAGRVSWFYLGKLVWPAELIFIYPRWIVSAAAWAQWLFPAALLGALALAWRVRTWSRAPLAALLFFLGSLFPTMGFFNVYAFQFSFVADHWQYLPMLGPIALLAGGAAAFAEKLPDGKRLFTGAAGAALCALLGGLSWVQSGLYRDIETFYRRTLAANPDAWMGQNNLGLLLLDDGRADEALPHLREAARLKPSHAEVANNLGAALRATGHGAEALAEFRRATVLKADYVEAEFNLALALAESGANPEAKTHYRRVLALRPAHAKAANNLGNLLLAERDTADAIELFRAALAAAPDFADAHHNLGVALFTQHRGAEATVELRRALELDPTRDVSRWLLAIILAGDHPAEAIPVLEECVRRQPARAEAYQLLAQCLWRTGRRDEATRAAETARRLGLR from the coding sequence ATGAACCGTTCCCGCGCGAACAGCGGAGCGTGGGCGTGGCTGGGATTGTGCGCGGCAGTCGCCCTGGCCTACGCGCCGGTGTGGCGGGCGGGTTTCATATGGAACGACTCCGACTACGTCACGGCCCCGGCGCTGCGCTCGCTGGACGGACTCGGGCGCATCTGGACGGAGATCGGCGCGACCGAGCAGTATTATCCGGCTCTGCACTCGTGGTTCTGGGTGCAGCAGTGGTTTTTCGGCGACGCGCCGGCGGGCTACCACGTCGTCAACGTCGCGCTGCATGCGCTGGCGGCGGGACTGTTTGCTCTCGTGCTGCGGCGGCTCGCCGTGCCCGGGGCCTGGTTCGCCGCGGCGGTGTTCGCGCTGCATCCGGTGGCGGTCGAGTCGGTGGCGTGGATTTCGGAGCAGAAAAACACGCTGTCGCTCGCGTGCTATCTCGCAGCCGCGCTGGCGTGGTGGCGCTTCGAGGAACGCCGCACGCCGCGCGACTACGCGGTGGCGAGCGTGCTTTTCGCGCTCGCGCTGCTGAGCAAATCCGTGACGGCCACGTTGCCGGCGGCGCTGCTGGTCGTCGCGTGGTGGCGTCGCGGGCGGATCGAGTGGACGCGTGACGTGCGTCCGCTGCTGCCCTGGCTCGCGGCCGGGGCGGCGTTCGGGCTTTTCACCGCGTGGGTCGAGCATCGTGTGGTCGGCGCGCGCGGCGCGGATTTCGAACTCGGGCTGATCGAACGCGCGCTGCTGGCGGGACGCGTGAGCTGGTTCTATCTCGGCAAGCTCGTGTGGCCGGCGGAGCTGATCTTCATCTATCCGCGCTGGATCGTGAGCGCGGCGGCGTGGGCGCAATGGCTGTTTCCGGCGGCGCTGCTCGGCGCTCTCGCACTGGCGTGGCGGGTGCGGACGTGGTCACGGGCGCCGCTGGCGGCGCTGTTGTTCTTCCTCGGTTCGCTCTTCCCGACGATGGGTTTCTTCAACGTCTATGCGTTCCAGTTCTCCTTCGTCGCGGATCACTGGCAATACCTGCCGATGCTCGGACCGATCGCGCTGCTCGCCGGCGGAGCGGCGGCGTTCGCAGAAAAACTCCCCGACGGAAAACGCCTGTTCACGGGTGCGGCCGGCGCGGCGCTGTGCGCATTGCTCGGCGGATTGTCGTGGGTGCAAAGCGGTTTGTATCGCGACATCGAGACGTTTTATCGCCGGACGCTCGCGGCGAATCCCGATGCTTGGATGGGCCAAAACAATCTCGGTCTGCTCCTGCTCGACGACGGGCGCGCCGACGAGGCGCTCCCGCACTTGCGTGAGGCCGCGCGCCTGAAACCGAGCCACGCCGAAGTGGCGAACAATCTCGGCGCGGCGCTGCGCGCGACCGGCCATGGCGCGGAGGCGCTGGCGGAGTTCCGGCGCGCCACAGTCTTGAAGGCGGATTACGTCGAGGCGGAGTTCAACCTCGCGCTCGCCTTGGCCGAGTCCGGCGCGAATCCCGAGGCGAAAACGCACTATCGCCGCGTGCTCGCGCTGCGTCCGGCGCACGCGAAAGCGGCGAATAATCTCGGCAATCTGCTCCTCGCCGAACGCGACACCGCGGATGCGATCGAGCTGTTTCGCGCCGCGCTCGCGGCCGCGCCGGATTTCGCCGACGCGCACCACAATCTCGGCGTGGCGCTCTTCACCCAGCACCGCGGGGCGGAGGCGACCGTGGAGTTGCGGCGCGCACTCGAACTCGATCCGACGCGCGACGTCAGTCGCTGGTTGCTGGCGATCATCCTCGCGGGAGACCACCCGGCGGAGGCTATCCCGGTGCTGGAGGAGTGCGTGCGACGTCAGCCGGCGCGCGCGGAAGCGTATCAGTTGCTCGCGCAATGCCTGTGGCGGACGGGTCGCCGGGACGAAGCGACGCGCGCGGCGGAGACGGCGCGGCGCCTGGGCCTGCGCTGA
- a CDS encoding methylglyoxal synthase, producing the protein MIYKTVTMPPQKRIALVAHDAQKPNLSEWAKTHRAALADHELWATGTTGALLEPVIGLPINKLYSGPLGGDQQVGAMIVEGKIDFLVFFWDPLEAQPHDPDVKALLRMASVWNVPTACDRATADFLISSPLMQRSYERRVPDYEAYRRSRVAVESPRG; encoded by the coding sequence ATGATCTACAAGACCGTGACGATGCCGCCGCAGAAGCGGATCGCGCTCGTGGCGCACGATGCGCAGAAGCCGAACCTGTCCGAATGGGCCAAAACCCATCGCGCCGCGCTCGCCGACCACGAACTCTGGGCCACCGGCACCACCGGCGCGCTGCTCGAGCCGGTGATCGGCCTGCCGATCAACAAACTCTACAGCGGCCCGCTCGGCGGCGACCAGCAGGTCGGCGCGATGATCGTCGAGGGGAAGATCGATTTTCTCGTCTTCTTCTGGGATCCGCTGGAAGCGCAGCCGCATGATCCGGACGTGAAGGCGCTGCTCCGCATGGCCTCGGTCTGGAACGTGCCGACGGCGTGCGATCGGGCGACGGCGGACTTTCTGATTTCCTCGCCGCTGATGCAGCGCAGCTACGAACGGCGCGTGCCGGACTACGAGGCGTATCGCCGCTCGCGGGTGGCGGTGGAGTCGCCCCGCGGGTGA
- a CDS encoding TetR/AcrR family transcriptional regulator → MPRVKEFDEAEVLDQALELFRARGFKHTSFNDLVEELGVSRQSLYDTYGNKEALYHQALKRYLTRALDQMRRALEGDDRPLRESLAALFEHMIAGQCAKASPGCLMVNSMVELSPHDADVRALAQEHARSTEGLFASRFAAAQRRGEIAKAKDPVALARYFYHTMLGLAVASRALGDRDGLRQSAQLALHALD, encoded by the coding sequence ATGCCGCGCGTCAAAGAATTCGATGAAGCCGAAGTGCTCGACCAAGCACTGGAGCTCTTCCGCGCGCGCGGCTTCAAGCACACCTCGTTCAACGACCTCGTCGAGGAGCTCGGGGTCAGCCGCCAAAGCCTTTACGACACCTACGGCAACAAGGAGGCGCTCTACCATCAGGCGCTAAAGCGCTATCTCACGCGCGCGCTCGATCAAATGCGCCGCGCGCTGGAGGGCGATGACCGGCCGTTGCGCGAGTCCCTCGCCGCCCTCTTCGAGCACATGATCGCTGGCCAATGCGCCAAGGCTTCACCCGGTTGCCTGATGGTGAACTCGATGGTCGAGCTCTCGCCGCACGACGCCGATGTGCGCGCCCTGGCGCAGGAACACGCCCGCTCCACCGAAGGCCTCTTCGCCTCGCGCTTCGCCGCCGCGCAACGGCGGGGCGAGATCGCCAAGGCCAAGGACCCGGTCGCGCTCGCCCGCTATTTCTATCACACGATGCTCGGCCTCGCCGTCGCCTCCCGCGCGCTCGGCGATCGCGACGGCCTGCGCCAGAGCGCCCAGCTGGCTTTGCACGCGCTCGACTGA
- a CDS encoding alpha/beta hydrolase, with protein sequence MKSNLPSSSVRYRTQTVSGLDIFYREAGPADRPTLVLLHGFPTSSHMFRDLIPLLAQDYHVVAPDYPGFGRSSAPTAEEFGYTFDRLAEVMEEFLLAIGCTRFSLYLQDYGAPVGLRIAARHPDWVQALVIQNANAYVEGISAAFEPFRPFWSERTAETEIPARGLLTPEMTRFQFVHGTRDAATVSPDAWVHAQAGLDRPGNIRIQLDLLHDYRNNPPRYAEWQAYFRRHQPPTLIAWGRHDPFFTEAGARAYLRDLPQAELHLLETGHFALEEDAPAIAALMRAFLTRHLSLS encoded by the coding sequence ATGAAATCAAACCTCCCTTCCTCTTCCGTCCGCTATCGCACGCAGACCGTGTCCGGTCTCGACATTTTCTATCGCGAAGCCGGCCCCGCCGACCGGCCCACGCTGGTTTTGCTGCACGGCTTCCCGACGTCATCGCACATGTTCCGCGATCTGATCCCGCTCCTCGCGCAAGACTACCACGTCGTGGCGCCGGACTACCCGGGCTTCGGCCGCAGCTCCGCTCCCACGGCCGAGGAATTCGGCTACACCTTCGACCGGCTCGCCGAGGTGATGGAGGAGTTCCTGCTCGCGATCGGCTGCACCCGGTTCTCGCTCTACTTGCAGGACTACGGCGCACCCGTGGGCCTGCGCATCGCCGCGCGCCATCCCGACTGGGTGCAGGCACTGGTGATCCAGAACGCCAACGCCTACGTCGAGGGCATCAGCGCGGCGTTCGAGCCGTTCCGCCCGTTCTGGAGCGAACGCACCGCCGAGACCGAGATTCCCGCGCGCGGCCTCCTGACGCCGGAGATGACGCGCTTCCAATTCGTCCACGGCACCCGCGATGCCGCCACCGTCAGCCCCGACGCCTGGGTCCACGCGCAAGCCGGCCTCGATCGTCCGGGCAACATCCGCATCCAGCTCGATCTGCTCCACGACTACCGCAACAACCCGCCGCGCTACGCCGAGTGGCAGGCCTATTTCCGGCGGCACCAACCGCCGACGCTGATCGCGTGGGGCCGCCACGACCCGTTCTTCACCGAAGCCGGCGCGCGCGCCTACCTGCGCGACCTGCCGCAAGCCGAGTTGCATCTCCTCGAGACCGGGCACTTCGCCCTCGAAGAGGATGCCCCCGCGATCGCCGCGCTCATGCGCGCATTTCTCACCCGCCACCTTTCCCTTTCATGA
- a CDS encoding SDR family oxidoreductase, whose product MKNKTILITGGTTGIGLATAQLLAADGARVIVTGRNPETLAAARHSLPATALVVKSDSASLADAQALGATLRSHGVTRLDGAFLNAGIGKFGPIDAAAPQDFEDQFNVNVRGPYFQIQSLLPLLANPSAIVINASVVASVNFEHASIYSATKAAVVSLGRSLGAELAPRGIRVNTLSPGPIETPIFGKLGLDPAAAKGLIDSLGQGTLLKRAGRPEEIAKLARFLLSADSSFIIGEDIVADGGVRHV is encoded by the coding sequence ATGAAAAACAAAACCATCCTCATCACCGGCGGCACCACAGGCATCGGCCTGGCCACCGCTCAACTCCTCGCCGCCGACGGTGCGCGAGTCATCGTCACGGGCCGCAATCCCGAGACGCTCGCCGCCGCGCGCCACTCCCTTCCGGCCACCGCGCTCGTCGTCAAATCCGACTCCGCCAGCCTCGCCGACGCGCAGGCGCTCGGCGCCACGCTGCGCTCGCACGGCGTCACGCGCCTCGACGGCGCGTTCCTCAACGCCGGCATCGGCAAGTTCGGCCCGATCGACGCCGCCGCGCCGCAGGACTTCGAAGACCAGTTCAACGTCAACGTCCGCGGCCCGTATTTCCAAATCCAGTCGCTCCTCCCGCTCCTCGCGAATCCGAGCGCGATCGTCATCAACGCCTCCGTCGTCGCCAGCGTGAACTTCGAGCACGCCAGCATCTACTCGGCGACCAAGGCCGCCGTCGTCTCGCTCGGCCGCTCGCTCGGCGCCGAACTCGCGCCGCGCGGCATCCGCGTGAACACCCTCAGCCCCGGCCCGATCGAGACGCCCATCTTCGGCAAGCTCGGCCTCGATCCCGCCGCCGCGAAAGGACTCATCGACTCGCTCGGCCAAGGCACGCTGCTCAAGCGCGCCGGCCGCCCCGAGGAAATCGCGAAGCTCGCGCGCTTCCTCCTCTCCGCAGACTCCAGCTTCATCATCGGCGAAGACATCGTCGCCGACGGCGGCGTCCGCCACGTCTGA
- a CDS encoding M14 family metallopeptidase, protein MKTRLLFVPFVLALVAHAASPQDFLPPAPAWHGASEALVARPDNPWITPAEKTGLTDSPNYADTLAWLEKLAAASPHIKLVEFGATAQGRPLVLVVASEEGAEDPAALAQNGRPTLLAQAGIHSGEIDGKDAGLMLLRDLAFGDQAPLLKKANFLLIPVFNADGHERSSEWNRPNQRGPVHQGWRTTAQNLNLNRDYMKADAPEMRALLDVLNAWEPELYFDLHVTDGIDYQYDVTFGHNGYGGQFAWSPQIGQWLDDVLDPAVSRALTAAGHIPGPLIFAQNNRDLSEGIAAGTATPRFSHGYGDLRHIPSVLVENHSLKPYRQRVLGTYVLLASALRTLGENAASVRTAIEADRAARPAKLPANFGVPRETDAKVDFAGIAFENYESPASGTQEVRWLGTPKTYPGLPVHLDINGATLVRPKAFYVPVTKPELIERLRLHGISLDELAEDTTVRVTLARLVGPKPSALPFESHHTLKFERVEWETRDELYPTGSVRVSTDQPLGDLAMMLLDPLSDESFLAWGFFPEILQRTEYIEGYVIAPLAEKMLADDPKLKAEFEAKLAADPAFAKNPTARLQWFYRRSKFYDERHLLYPVGLERDDAAPLSAVR, encoded by the coding sequence ATGAAAACCCGCCTGTTGTTCGTCCCGTTTGTCCTCGCGCTCGTCGCGCACGCCGCCTCGCCGCAAGACTTCCTTCCGCCCGCCCCCGCGTGGCATGGCGCGAGCGAGGCGCTCGTCGCCCGACCGGACAACCCGTGGATCACGCCCGCGGAGAAGACCGGCCTCACCGATTCGCCCAACTACGCCGACACGCTCGCGTGGCTGGAGAAACTCGCCGCCGCGTCGCCGCACATCAAGCTGGTGGAGTTCGGCGCGACTGCGCAGGGCCGCCCGCTCGTGCTCGTCGTCGCCAGTGAGGAAGGTGCGGAGGACCCCGCCGCGCTCGCGCAGAACGGCCGCCCGACCTTGCTCGCGCAGGCGGGCATTCACTCGGGCGAGATCGACGGCAAGGACGCCGGCCTCATGCTCCTGCGCGACCTGGCGTTCGGCGACCAAGCGCCACTGCTCAAAAAGGCCAACTTCCTGCTCATCCCCGTCTTCAACGCCGACGGCCATGAGCGCTCCTCCGAGTGGAACCGACCGAACCAACGTGGCCCGGTTCACCAGGGTTGGCGCACCACCGCGCAAAACCTGAACCTCAATCGCGACTACATGAAGGCCGACGCGCCCGAGATGCGCGCCTTGCTCGACGTGCTCAACGCGTGGGAACCCGAACTCTATTTCGATCTGCACGTGACCGACGGCATCGACTACCAATACGACGTCACCTTCGGCCACAACGGCTACGGCGGGCAGTTCGCCTGGTCGCCGCAGATCGGCCAGTGGCTCGACGACGTGCTCGATCCCGCCGTGAGCCGCGCCCTCACCGCCGCCGGCCACATCCCCGGCCCGCTCATTTTTGCGCAGAACAATCGCGACCTGTCCGAAGGCATTGCCGCCGGCACCGCCACGCCGCGCTTCTCCCACGGCTACGGCGACCTGCGCCACATCCCGAGCGTGCTCGTGGAGAACCATTCCCTGAAACCCTACCGCCAACGCGTGCTCGGCACCTACGTGCTGCTCGCCTCGGCGCTCCGCACGCTCGGCGAGAACGCTGCCAGTGTCCGCACCGCGATCGAAGCCGACCGCGCCGCGCGCCCCGCGAAACTGCCCGCCAACTTCGGCGTGCCGCGCGAGACCGACGCGAAAGTCGACTTCGCCGGCATCGCCTTCGAGAACTACGAATCGCCCGCCTCCGGCACCCAGGAAGTGCGCTGGCTCGGCACGCCCAAAACCTATCCCGGCCTCCCCGTGCATCTCGACATCAACGGCGCGACGCTCGTCCGCCCGAAGGCGTTCTACGTGCCCGTCACGAAACCCGAACTCATCGAGCGCCTGCGGCTGCACGGCATCTCGCTCGACGAACTGGCCGAAGACACCACGGTGCGCGTCACGCTCGCGCGCCTCGTCGGCCCGAAGCCCAGCGCGCTGCCCTTCGAGAGCCACCACACCCTCAAGTTCGAGCGCGTCGAATGGGAGACGCGCGACGAGCTCTATCCCACCGGCTCGGTCCGCGTCTCGACCGATCAACCGCTCGGCGACCTGGCGATGATGCTGCTCGATCCGCTGAGCGACGAGTCGTTCCTCGCGTGGGGCTTTTTTCCGGAAATCCTCCAGCGCACCGAATACATCGAAGGCTACGTCATCGCGCCGCTCGCGGAAAAGATGCTCGCCGACGACCCGAAGCTGAAGGCCGAGTTCGAGGCCAAGCTCGCCGCCGATCCGGCCTTCGCGAAGAACCCGACCGCGCGCCTGCAGTGGTTTTATCGCCGCTCGAAATTCTACGACGAGCGCCACCTGCTCTATCCGGTCGGCCTCGAGCGCGACGACGCGGCGCCGTTGAGCGCCGTTCGATAA
- the asnS gene encoding asparagine--tRNA ligase has translation MQRTLVKDAHHATAPSDAILLQGWVRTRRDAKAFSFIELNDGSCLKGMQVIVDASLPDYAQVARANTGASVEVHGKLVESKGAGQKWEVVATKFTVLGEADATYPLQKKGHTLEFLREIAHLRPRSNLFGAVFRVRSRLAYAVHQFFQNKQFHYVHTPIITASDAEGAGDMFRVTTFDVANPPRTEDGKHVDDAKDFFGKKAFLTVSGQLEGEIFAHALSSIYTFGPTFRAENSNTSRHAAEFWMIEPEVAFCDIHGNMDLAEEFVKYLIRDAKEHCAADLEFFSKFVDKDLLARLDFVLEKPFVRCSYTEAVEILEKSGKTWEHPVSWGANLQAEHERYLTEEHFKCPTTVYNYPRAIKAFYMRANDGCAPGRETVAAMDLLVPGIGEIIGGSQREERLEKLREGMALHHLDEKGYWWYLDLRRYGSVPHAGFGLGFERMLMFVTGVGNIRDVIPFARTPGTADF, from the coding sequence ATGCAACGCACCCTCGTCAAAGACGCGCACCACGCCACCGCTCCGAGCGACGCCATCCTCCTCCAGGGCTGGGTCCGCACCCGCCGCGATGCCAAGGCTTTCTCGTTCATCGAGCTCAACGACGGCTCGTGCCTCAAGGGCATGCAGGTGATCGTCGACGCCTCGCTGCCCGACTACGCCCAAGTCGCGCGCGCCAACACCGGCGCGTCGGTCGAAGTGCACGGGAAGCTCGTCGAATCGAAGGGCGCCGGCCAGAAGTGGGAAGTCGTCGCAACGAAGTTCACCGTGCTCGGTGAGGCCGACGCGACCTACCCGCTCCAGAAGAAGGGTCACACGCTCGAGTTCCTCCGCGAGATCGCGCACCTGCGTCCGCGCTCGAACCTCTTCGGCGCCGTGTTCCGCGTGCGCAGCCGCCTCGCCTACGCCGTCCACCAGTTTTTCCAGAACAAGCAGTTCCATTACGTCCACACGCCGATCATCACCGCGAGCGACGCCGAGGGCGCAGGCGACATGTTCCGCGTGACGACTTTCGACGTCGCCAACCCGCCGCGCACCGAGGACGGCAAGCACGTCGACGACGCGAAGGACTTCTTCGGCAAGAAGGCGTTCCTCACCGTGTCCGGTCAGCTCGAGGGCGAGATCTTCGCGCACGCGCTGAGCAGCATCTACACGTTCGGCCCGACGTTCCGCGCCGAGAACAGCAACACGTCGCGCCACGCCGCCGAGTTCTGGATGATCGAGCCCGAAGTCGCGTTCTGCGACATCCACGGCAACATGGATCTCGCGGAGGAGTTCGTGAAATACCTCATCCGTGACGCGAAGGAGCACTGCGCGGCGGACCTCGAATTCTTCTCCAAGTTCGTCGACAAGGACCTGCTCGCGCGCCTCGACTTCGTCCTCGAAAAACCCTTCGTCCGCTGCAGCTACACCGAGGCGGTCGAGATTCTCGAGAAGAGCGGCAAGACCTGGGAGCACCCGGTTTCGTGGGGCGCGAACCTCCAGGCCGAGCACGAGCGCTACCTGACCGAGGAGCACTTCAAGTGTCCGACGACGGTCTACAATTATCCGCGCGCGATCAAAGCGTTCTACATGCGCGCCAACGACGGTTGCGCGCCCGGCCGCGAGACGGTCGCCGCGATGGACCTGCTCGTCCCCGGCATCGGCGAGATCATCGGCGGCAGCCAGCGCGAGGAGCGTCTGGAAAAACTCCGCGAAGGCATGGCGCTGCACCACCTCGACGAAAAGGGTTACTGGTGGTATCTCGACCTGCGCCGCTACGGCAGCGTGCCGCACGCGGGTTTCGGCCTCGGCTTCGAGCGCATGCTCATGTTCGTCACGGGCGTCGGCAACATCCGCGACGTGATCCCCTTCGCCCGCACGCCGGGCACGGCGGATTTCTGA